DNA sequence from the Acidothermus cellulolyticus 11B genome:
TTTGCTGGCCGCTGACCGCCCGGCGGACGACGCGACGGATCCCGAACGCCACACTGACGCGACGGATCCCGGCCGCCACACCGGCGCGGCGAGTGCCGAACCCCGCCCGGCGGACGCCGCCGCGGATCCCGAACGCCACACCGCGGCCGGGTGACCTCCTCGGTGTGCCGGCGAGGCGGCGCTGCGGTAGCCTCGCGCCCGTGACCCCAGCAGACCTTGCCGATGCGATTCGCCGGGCAATCCGCGCCGCGGTGGACGCCGACCAACTGCGCGTCGACGTCCCCGCCGAGGTGCTCGTCGAACGGCCCAAGCGCAAGGAATTCGGGGATTACGCCACCAACGTCGCCCTGCAACTCGCCAAGTCCGCCGGACGCCCGCCGCGTGACGTCGCCGCGATCCTGGCCGAGCAGCTTGCCGCGCAGCCAGGTATTGCCGCGGTCGACGTTGCCGGGCCCGGTTTTCTCAATATCCGGCTGGCCGCCGGTGCGCAGGGTGACATCGCCCGGCAAATCGTCGAAGCGGGACCACGGTACGGAACGAGCACCACCCTGCGCGGTCAGCGCATCAACGTGGAATTCGTCTCCGCCAACCCGACCGGGCCGCTGCATCTGGGGCACACCCGGTGGGCGGCTGTCGGCGATGCCCTCGCCCGGGTCCTCCAGGCCGCAGGCGCGGAGGTGACGCGGGAGTTCTACATCAACGACCGCGGCGCCCAAATGGAAAAATTCGGCGCGTCGCTCGCCGCCGCGGCCGTCGGTGAGCCGATCCCGGACGACGGCTACCACGGCCGGTACATTCACGACTTGGCCAAAGAAATCGCCGGTGAGCATCCCGAATTCCTCGACCTGCCCCCGGACGAGCGGGCAGCCGCGTTCCGTGACGAGGGGTATCGCCGGCAACTGGAGCGGCAGCGGCGGGCCTTGGAACATTTCCGGGTGCATTTCGACGTATGGTTCTCCGAACGGGTGCTGCACGAATCCGGGGCGGTGGAGGCGGCGCTCGACGAACTCCGCCGTCAAGGGCATGTCTACGAAGCTGACGGCGCGGTATGGCTGCGCACCACGGATTTCGGCGACGACCGCGACCGTGTGCTCGTGCGCAGCAACGGTGAGAAGACCTATTTCGCCGCGGACGCCGCGTATTACCTCGACAAGCGGCGGCGTGGTTTTGACACCTGCCTCTACCTTCTCGGCGCGGACCATCATGGGTACGTCGCGCGACTCAAGGCGATCGCAGCCTGCGCCGGCGACGACCCGGAGAGAACCCTCGAGGTTCTCATCGGGCAGCTGGTGAAAATCCTCAAAGGCGGGGAAGAGGTCCGCCTCTCCAAGCGCGCCGGGGAAATCGTCACGCTCGAGGATGTCGTCGACCTCGCCGGTGTGGACGCCGTCCGGTACTCCCTTGCCCGGTATCCGGCCGACTCACCGCTCACCCTCGACGTCGACCTCATCACCCGGCAGACCAACGACAATCCGGTGTTCTACGTCCAGTACGTCGCCGCCCGCACTGCCTCGGTCTCCCGGCACGCCCGGGACCTCGGCATCGACCGCGGCGCCTTTGACCCGACCCTGCTCGGCCACGACCGGGAAATTGATTTGCTGGGAGCGCTCGCGGAATTTCCCCGCATCGTCGCATCCGCGGCCGAGCTTCGCGAACCGCACCGGATCGCGCGCTACCTCGAAGAGCTCGCCGGCACCTATCACCGGTTCTACGACGCGTGCCGGATTCTGCCGGTCGGCGATGAACAACCGACACCGCTCACCCACGCCCGCCTCTGGCTCAACGACGCGACCCGCATCGTCATCGCCAACGGCTTGGAATTACTCGGCGTCGAGGCACCGGAGCGGATGTAATGCGCGCCCACGAAGCCGGTGCCCTGCACGCAGAAGTCGCCGAACCGCCCGCGCTCCCGCTGCGGCCGCCGGCGGACCTCGACTCTCTCGCCCCGCACGTGTGGCCGGCAACCGCGCGCCGCGGGCCGGACGGCGAAATCCGCGTCGGCGGCGTTGACCTGCGCGCGGTGGCCGCCGAATTCGGCACGCCGTGCTATGTCATCGACGAGACGGATTTCCGGTCCCGCTGCCGGCGTTGGCGGACCGCCTTCGAGGGCGCCACGGTGTACTACGCCGCCAAGGCGTTGCTCACGCTCGGCATCGCCCGGTGGGTGGCTGACGAGCAGCTCGGTCTCGACGTCTGCACCGGTGACGAATTGGCGGTGGCGCTGCGGGCCGGCGTGGATCCGGCGCGGATCGTCTTCCACGGCAACAACAAGTCGGACGCCGAATTGCGGACCGCGCTGCAGGCCGGTGTCGGGCGGATCGTCATCGACGCGTTCGCCGAACTCCGCCGCCTTGCCGCGCTCGGGGCCGAACTCGGTGTCCGGCCGGATGTCCTCATCCGCGTCACGGTCGGCGTCGAAGCGCACACGCACGAGTTCATCGCGACTGCGCATGAAGACCAGAAATTCGGGTTCTCCCTTGCCGGCGGACAGGCCCTTGCGGCTGTCACCGAGGCGCTGGGCGCGACGAGCCTCCGCCTTGTCGGATTGCATTCGCACATCGGTTCGCAGATTTTCGACACCGCCGGCTTTGAGGTCGCCGCCCATCGGGTCGTCGGATTGCTCCGCACCATTCGTGACCAGCACGGCATCGAATTGCCGGAATTGAATCTTGGCGGCGGGGTGGGCGTTGCGTACACGGCCGACGACGACCCCGTGGACGTCGCGGAATTTGCCGCGCAGGTGCGGGCCATCGTCGAACGGGAATGCGCGGCCGCCGGCCTTGCCGTGCCGCGGTTGGCCGTTGAGCCGGGACGGGCGATCGCCGGCCCGCCGGTGCTCACCGTGTACCGGGTCGGCACCGTCAAACCCGTCGATCTCGGCGGGGGATTCGTTCGCACGTACGTCTCGGTGGACGGCGGAATGAGCGACAACATTCGCGCCGCCCTCTATGACGCGGCGTACACCTGCGCGCTCGCCAATCGCCGAGCGGCCGGCGAACCGATTCTCGCCCGGGTCGTCGGCAAGCACTGCGAGGCGGGTGACATCGTCGTCCGCGACACCTTCGTGTCCGCCGACATTCAGGACGGCGACCTGCTCGCCGTCCCGGTCACCGGCGCATACTGCCGTTCGCTGGCGAGCAACTACAACTACCTGGGCCGTCCGCCGCTGGTCGCGGTCCGCGACGGCAGAGCCCGCCTGCTCGTCCGCCGGGAGACCATCGACGACCTGCTCCGCCTCGACCTTGGGGACGATCTCAACCGCGGCGAATGCACGGCAAGCGAAGATACGCCGCCCGACACCCGAACACACGACCGTGCCGGAGTGCGAAGCGGCGCAGCCGAACCGGCAGAATGAGCCGGAGAAGACCACCCCGCGTCCCCACGTCACGTCCGAACCGAGGAGTCCGATGCCCCACCGGCCGCTGCGTCTCGCGCTGCTCGGATGCGGCACCGTCGGGTCCGAGGTGGTCCGCCAACTTCGCGCCCGCCACGACGACCTGGCCGCGCGGATCGGGGCGCCCCTGGAGCTCGCCGGTATCGCGGTTCGCCGACCGGAGTTGCGCCGCGACGTCGACGTCGACCCGACTCTCTTCACGACGGACGCCGCCGGGCTGGTCGGTCGGGAGGATCTGGACATCGTCGTCGAGGTGATGGGCGGCGTGGAGCCCGCGCGTTCGCTGCTGCTCACCGCGATGAGCCGGGGCGCCTCGGTGGTGACCGCCAACAAAGCACTGCTCGCTGAAGACGGCGCCACCATCTACGAGGCGGCGGACATATACGGCGTCGACGTGTATTTCGAAGCAGCCGTCGCCGGCGGTATCCCGCTGATCCGGCCGTTGCGCGAATCGCTGGCCGGCGATACGGTGCAGCGGATTCTTGGAATCGTCAACGGCACGACTAATTACATCCTGACCCGCATGGATGAAGAGGGCGTCACGTTCGCCGATGCGCTGGCGGAAGCGACGGAACTCGGCTATGCGGAGGCCGACCCGAGCGCGGACTTGGACGGGCTGGACGCTGCGGCGAAAGCGGCCATCCTCGCGAGCCTGGCCTTTCACACCCGCGTCACCATCGGCGATGTCCACCGGGAGGGAATCGCCGGGTTGAGCGCCGCGGCGGTCAGCGCGGCCCGTGACATGGGCTACGTCGTGAAACTGCTCGCGATCTGCGAACGCACCGCCCGCGGCATCGGCGTCCGGGTGCACCCGGCGATGATTCCGCGCACCCACCCGCTCGCCGGGGTCCGCGACGCGTACAACGCGGTCTTCGTCGAATGCGACGCCGCCGGGCAGCTCATGTTTTACGGCCGGGGTGCCGGCGGGCCTCCGACAGCGAGCGCCGTCCTCGGCGACATCGTCGCGGTCGGCCGGAACCGGGTCCGCGGCGGCATCGGCACCGGCGAATCGGCGTACGCCGACTTGGACGTCCGCCCGATCGGCGAGACCATCACCCGCTACCACGTCAATCTCGACGTCGCCGACCGAGCGGGCGTGCTTGCCCAGGTTGCGACCGTTTTCGCCCGCCACAATGTGTCCATCCAGACGGTCCGGCAAATCGGGCGAGGAGACGACGCCCAGCTTGCCGTGATGACCCACACCGCGCCGGACGCCGCGCTCGCCGCCACCGTCGACGACCTGCGGGACCTGGACGTCGTCCGGGCGGTGGCGAGCGTGCTGCGGGTCGAAGGGGAGGAAGGGGCGTGACGACGACCAGCACCGCCGCGGCCGCCCGACCACGATGGCGCGGGCTCATCGAGGAGTACCGCAGATGGCTTCCGGTCAGTGACGACACCCCGGTCATCACCCTCCAAGAAGGCGGCACTCCGCTGCTCCCCGCCCCGGTGCTCTCTGAGAAGACCGGATGCGAGGTCTACCTCAAGGTCGAAGGGGCGAATCCCACCGGCTCGTTCAAGGACCGCGGCATGACCGTGGCGATCAGCAAGGCGGTGCAGGCCGGTTCCCGGGCGGTGATCTGCGCATCGACCGGAAACACCAGCGCGAGTGCGGCGGCGTACGCCGCGCGTGCCGGGCTGCTCTGCGCCGTGCTTGTCCCGCAAGGAAAAATCGCGCTCGGCAAATTGGCGCAGGCATTGGTGCACGGCGCGAAATTGCTGCAGATCGACGGGAATTTCGACGATTGCCTCGCGCTGGCGGCCAAGCTTGCGCAGGATTACCCGGTCACGTTGGTGAATTCCATCAATCCCGACCGTATCGAAGGGCAGAAGACCGCGGCGTTCGAAATCGTGGACGCGCTCGGCGATGCGCCCGACGTCCACTGCCTTCCGGTCGGGAACGCCGGGAACATCACCGCCTACTGGAAGGGGTACGTCGAGTACGCCGATCCCAGCCGCGGCGGTCCGGCCCGGCGTCGTCCCCGGATGTTCGGCTTCCAGGCCGCCGGCGCTGCACCGATCGTCCTCGGCCGGGTCGTCGAGAAACCGTCGACGATCGCCACCGCGATTCGCATCGGCAACCCGGCGAGCTGGACGAAGGCGCTCGAGGCACGGGACGCCTCGGGTGGGGCGATTCTGTCGGTGACCGACCGCCAGATTCTGGCCGCATACCGCCTGCTCGCCACCCGGGAGGCCGTTTTCGTCGAACCGGCAAGCGCCGCCAGCGTCGCCGGGCTGCTTGCGGCCCGCGAGCAGGGTCTCCTTGACCGCGGTCTGCGGGTCGTCTGCACGGTCACCGGAAACGGGCTCAAGGATCCCGATTGGGCGATCGCCGGCGCGCCTGCGCCGGTCACCGTCCCGCCGGATCCGCAGGCCGCGGCCCGGACGCTCGGGCTGCACGCCTGATCGAGGTTCCGATGGCTCAGGACCGATCGTTCCGCCGCTGTGTCGTCGAACGGCACCACGGTCCCGTGATCACCGCCCGGGTGGCGGTCCGATGACCGGCGCCGGGCTGGCCGCACCCTTCCGGCAGGGGCCGGTGCGGGTCCGGGTGCCGGCGACAAGCGCCAACCTCGGACCCGGATTCGACAGTTTCGGGTTGGCTCTCGCGTTGCACAACGAGGTCACCGTCCGGGTCACCGACCACGGCCTGCACGTCGAGGTGACCGGCGAGGGGAGCGCGGAGGTGCCGCGGGACGAGCGCAATCTCGTCATCCGGTCGATGCGTGCGGCGTTTGAGCGGCTGGGCGGACAGCCGCCCGGTCTCGAGGTCCGCTGCACGAATCGCATTCCGCACGGCCGAGGCCTCGGGTCATCGGCAGCCGCGATCGTGGCAGGTGTCGTGGCGGCCCGGGAGCTCGTCATCGGCGGCACTGGGGAGCTGCCCGACGACGCGGTGCTCGAACTAGCCGCCCGGCTCGAGGGACACCCGGACAACGTCGCCGCCTGCCTGCTCGGCGGATTGACCGTGGCGTGGCGAGACACGTTCGGCGGCGTCCGCGCCCTGCGGTTGGAGGCCGACCCGCGGATCCGCGCGGTGCTCTTTCTCTCCGAGCAGACAGCGGCGACCGCGGATACCCGGCGAACGCTGCCTGAGCAGGTACCCCACCAGGCCGCGGCCCGGAATGTCGCGTACGGCGCCCTGCTCATCGCCGCGCTCACCCGCCGTCCCGACCTGCTCCTGGACGCGACCCGCGACGAGTTGCACCAGCCGTACCGGGCCGCCGTCATGCCGGCAAGTGCGGCGTTGATCGATCGGCTCCGGTCGGGAGGGATTGCCGCGGTGCTCTCCGGGGCGGGCCCGACCGTCCTCGCCCTGGCCGATGCCGCCGAGGCGCCCCGGGTCGCCGCGCTCGAGGTTCCCGGATTCCGCCCGATGCTGCTTGCCGTAGACACCCGAGGGACAGGCGTGGAGCTGCTCGTCGAGTGACGCATCCCGTCCGGGGCGGCCGCGACTCGGCGTTACCGGGTCGGCGGTCGCGGACGGGGCGGCCACGACTCGGCGGTGGAAAACCTCGCCACCGGTTGACTGCAGTGCTACTCTGAAGCTGCACCAAGCCCTCGCCGATCACGTGAGAGTGGTGAGGTGCTCGCTCCCCGAACATTCGCCGGCCCTAGCGGCCAGGGTTTCCTCGACGCCGTACCCACCATCTCTCCTCCAGGGATGTCAGACGTCAGTGAGTCCAGCCGGCCGTTGCGGGCGACCAGTTTCTGGGGTTCGCCGCATGCGCACAAGCGCGAATCCAGGAACCAGCGATGAATTCCCGGGGAGCATGCCGCAATATTTCCGGCGGCCTGCCGGACAGACCAGACGGCATCGGTTGCACGCGCCGTCTCGGACATCTTTTCGAAAGGAACTCTGAGTGACCGACATCAGCACCGCAATGCCCACCGTTTCCGGCGAGAATTCCTCTCCTTCCGGCACCAGCGACGAGAGCCGTGGTGGTGCGCGCCGCCGCAAGGCTGCCGAGAGCGGCACATCGTCGCTGTCCGCCATGGTGCTTTCGGAATTGCAGGCGCTGGCCGCCAGTCTGGGAATTACCGGGATTGCGCGGATGCGTAAGGGCGAATTGATCGAAGCAATTCGCCAGCGGCAGGGTGGTTCGGGCGCCGCCGCTGGAGGCTCCCCGGCCGGGAGTGATGCCGGCGGCGAAAGCCCCGGCGAGACGCCCGCGGCGCGGACGACGGTAAGCCGCTCACGCGGGCGGCGGGCGGTGGTTCCCGCCCTGCAGACGACACCCACGCTCGACGTCGAGGTTCCCGTGCAGTCGACGGCTGCAGCTCCGGCTGGTTCGCCGCTCGAAATCTCTCCGGGTACGGCGGAGACCGCTCAGCCACCGGCCGCCCGCGCCGGCGACGGTCAGATGCAGCGTCGCGCCGGCCGGTTCGGCGGCCGCAACGCCACGGGTGCAGCGGGCGGAGGAGCCGGCGCGAGCCCGAGTCAGCCGGCTGGTTTCGGGCCGGCGAACGGGGCCGCGGCGGTCTCAGCCCCGACGGCAGGGCCGGGCCTGGGTCGGGAGGCAGCGCAGCGCGGCGCTCCGGCGGGCAACGGGAGCCGCGTGGCCGGCGGTCAGGCGGGCAGCCCGGCGGAAACCGGCGGCAACGGCAATGGAACCGTGAGCAACGGTGCGGAACGTCGCCGGGAGGACGAGGAATTCGCCGACATGGGCGGCCGTCGCCGGCGCGGCCGCTTCCGCGAACGCGGCGGACGGCTGCGGGTGCGGGAACGGTCGGATTACGAGCCGGCTGTTTCCGAGGACGACGTCCTGGTGCCGATCGCCGGAATTCTTGACGTGCTGGACAATTACGCATTCGTGCGTACGTCCGGATACCTGCCCGGGCCGAATGATGTGTACGTCTCGTTGGCCCAGGTGCGCCGGTATGGCTTGCGCAAGGGCGATGCGATCACCGGAATGGTTCGCCAGCCGCGCGAAGGGGAACGGCGGGAGAAATTCAACCCGCTGGTGCGGCTGGACACCGTGAACGGCATGGATCCGGAGAGCGCCCGAAACCGAGTGGAATTCAGCAAGCTCACTCCGCTGTATCCGCAAGAGCGGTTGCGGTTGGAGACGGAGCCTCAGCAGATCACCACGCGCATCATCGACCTCATCGCACCGATCGGCAAAGGCCAGCGCGGTCTCATCGTCTCGCCGCCCAAGGCGGGCAAGACGATGGTGCTCCAAGCAATCGCGAACGCCATTACGCGGAACAATCCGGAGTGCCACCTCATCGTCGTGCTCGTCGACGAGCGGCCGGAGGAAGTCACCGACATGCAACGCTCGGTGAAGGGCGAGGTTATTTCGTCGACGTTCGACCGTCCGGCGGAAGACCACACGATGGTCGCGGAGCTGTCCATTGAGCGGGCGAAGCGACTTGTCGAGCTCGGTCACGACGTCGTCATCCTGCTCGACTCCATCACCCGCTTGGGCCGCGCGTACAACACCGCGGCGCCGGCGTCCGGGCGTATTCTCTCCGGTGGGGTCGACTCCGCTGCGCTGTATCCGCCGAAGAAATTCTTCGGCGCGGCCCGCAACATTGAGAACGGCGGTTCGCTCACTATCATTGCCACGGCGTTGGTCGAAACCGGTTCCCGCGGCGACGAGGTCATCTTCGAAGAATTCAAGGGAACCGGCAACATGGAGCTCAAGCTCGACCGGAAATTCGCTGACAAGCGCATTTTCCCGGCGGTCGACATCAACGCGTCCGGCACCCGGAAAGAAGAAATCCTGCTCTCCCCGGAGGAACTCCAGATCGTCTGGCGGTTGCGGCGGGTGCTTCATGCCCTCGACCCCCAGCAAGCCCTTGAGGTGCTCATCGAGAAAATGCGGCAGACCCGCAGCAACGCGGAGTTCCTCGTCCAGGTGCAGAAGACGATGCCGATGCCCTCGGAGTGATGCCGGCCTGGTGTGCGCGGGCTTGGCCGACGCCGTCTCGGCCGGGCGTACGAGGAGGCGGCTAGTCCGTTCGACACACCGGATTGGGTCGCTCAGGCGCTCGAGTCGCGGCGCGATCCGCCGAGTATGTTCTCGTACCGTCCAGCGTTTCGAGGCCCGCGTGGGGGCTACGGGAGCACCGCATGAACGTCCTCGCCATTGGGGCGCACCCCGATGACATCGAACTGGGCTGCGCCGGCGCCCTCCTTCGACATGTCGCGGTCGGTGACAAGGTCACCCTGCTCGTGATGACCACCGGCGAGCGGGGGCCGCAGGACTCCGTCTCGCGTGTCCTCGAACAGGAGAATGCCGCGGCGCGCCTCGGGGCCGAGCTGATTTGGGGCGGTTTCCCGGACGGCGCGATCCCGCACAGCCGAGAGACGGTGACCTTCATCGACTCCGTCATTGCCGCCGTCGGCGCGGAGGTGCTCTACACGCACGGTCAGCACGACACCCATCAAGACCACGTGGCGACCGCCCTCTGTTCGCTCTCCGCCGCGCGGCGCCTCAACCGGGTGCTCTGCTACCAATCGCCGTCCGCCACCGCGTTCAACCCGGTCGTCTACGTCGACATCGAAGACACCTTGCGGGGCAAGCTCGAGGCGCTCGCTTGTCACCGCTCGCAGGTCGAGCGGTGCGAGCTCGTTGATCTAGAAGCGGTCGAGGCCGGCGCCCGGTTCTGGGGTCATCAAGCCCGGATGCGGTACGCCGAGGCGTTCGAGGTGCCCCGGTTCGTCTGGGACATCACCGGTGGCGCGTCGGCGGTACGCCGGCTCGAGAGCGCAGCGGCGGCCGGTGAGGCGGCCGCTGATCGGGTCGGCGTCCGGGACTTCGAGCTTGTCGACGGCGGCGGTGCGGGCGAGCCTGTCCGGCGTACCGGGACATCGGTGTACCTGGTGGGTGGCCGCCGTCCGTGACCGCCCCGCCACTCGCCGGCTCGTTCCGGGGACTCGCGGCGTCCGATTCCTCGGTCAGCGGCGTGCCGTGGACGTTCATCGTGCTGGCCGGGCTGATCAGCGCGGCCGTCGGCATTCTCGGCCCTGATCGGGCGATCTTTCTCGGCGTCCTCGTCATCAACCTCGTCTTCCTCGTCTTCTTCCTCCGCCATGTCGCCTTCGCGGCTGCGGCGGCCCGATGGGCGCCGACGGATCTGTACGAGAGCCCGGAGGTGCCCAGCGAAGACCTTCCGACGGTGAGCGTGCTCGTCGCGTGCCACAACGAGGAGAGCGTCGTACCCGGGCTGATCCGCGGCCTGGTCGCCCTGCACTACCCGAGATCCCGCCTCGAAATTCTGATCGTCAACGACGGGTCCAGTGATCGCACGGGTGAATTGCTTGATCAGCTGACCGCCGGCATCCGGCACATGCGGGTGATTCATCGACCGGCCGGCGCCGGCGGCGGCAAATCCGGTGCGCTCAACGCCGCGCTGGCGGAAGCGAACGGGGAAATCGTCGTCGTCTTCGACGCCGACCACATCCCGCGCCGCAACGTCATCCACCGGCTGGTCCGTCACTTTCGCGACCCCACCGTGGCCGCCGTCCAAGGCCGGTGCATCGTGCGGAATTCCGTGCAATCCACCCTCGCCCGCTCGATTGCCATCGACTATTTCTCCGGCTACCTCGTGAACGAATACGGTCGGCAGGCGCTTTTCGGGCTACCGGCGTACGGCGGAGCCAATTGTGCGGTCCGGACCGCTCTGCTGCGGCAATTCGGCGGCTGGAATGTCAACAGCGTGACCGAAGACACCGATATCACGTTGCGGCTGGTCTTGGCCGGTTATCGCGTGCGGTACGACATCACCGCGGTGGACACCGAGGAAGGAGCGACCACGTTGGCGCGGTTCGTCCGGCAGCGATACCGCTGGGCCCGCGGCCACCAGCAGGTATGGCGGGACTATCGCCGCGGCGTGTGGCGGTGCCCGCACCTCACCCTCGGGCAGAAGATCGAGACGACCCTGTTTCTCCTCGTCTACCACGTGCCTGTCTTCTGCACCCTGACGCTCGTCCTCACCCTGCTGCGCCTTGCCGGCATCGGGCCGCACGTGAGTGTGGTCGAACTGCTGCCCCTCGCCGCCCTGCTCTTCGCCGGCCCGTTCTGCGAACTCGCGGTCGGCCTGCTGGTCGGCCGGGCTCCGCGCCGGGCCGCCTGGTCGGTGGCCTGGATGACCCCCCTGTTCGTCGTTTTCATGCTCGTCTGCACCCGGGCGTGGATCGACGGGCTCCTTGGCCGGCCCTACACCTGGGTGAAGACGAAGCGGTCCCAGTGGAGCGCGCTCGCCGGCCGCGAGGAGATCGCGGACCGCGGACCGCTCGCCGAGGAGCGGCTGTGATCCGCCGCCGCGCCGTCATCGCCGGGCTGCTGGCGGCCGCCTTGGTGGTGGCTTTCGGCGGTTTTCTCCTGCTCTCCGACCCGCTCCGGGCGCTCGAGAGCCGGCTGGTGCTCGACGTCCTCCGGCCCGGGCAGCGGGTGACCCTCGTTGGTGACCACTATTTCCAGGTCCTGCCCGCCCACCACACCCCGTTCCGGGCGCAGCTGACGCCGTTCTGCTCCTCGCTCGTACCGGTGCTCGCCCTCGCGGCGATCGCGGCGTTCGTCGTCCACGGGCACTGGGTGCGGCGCAGCGCCGCGCTGCTCACGGCGGCAACCCTCGTCGTGATCTGCAATGTGCTCCGGATCGCCGCATCGCTCTGGGTCGGCCTGCAGGTCGGTGCACGGGGATTGGTGTTGTTCCACGACTGGGTGGGCACGCTCTTCGGCCTCGGTTACACGATGATCGGGTTTTTCCTCATGCTCTACCTGCTGCTGCCGAGGGCGACGACACGGATTCCACGAGCGGCCCGGGTCAGCGATGTCCTCTGAGGGCGTGGCCGCTGCCCAGCCGCGGCATGCGCCCGGAGGAGAGGTAAGGAGAGTAGCCGATGGTGGATAACCTGCGGCTGCTTGCCATCCTGCTCGGCGTCGTCCTCATCGCGGCCGGCATCGGCTGGCGGACCGTCCGGTTCGCGCGGATTCGGCAGGGCATCCGCAGCGGCCTTGCGGACCCCGACCCTGCAGTGCGCATCGCCGCGGTGCGGCAGGCGGCCGAGCTCGGCTTGGCCAGCACGGCTCCGGCGCTGCTCCGCGCCGTCCGCGTCGAGACCGACCCGGCGGTCCGGGCGGCGGTCGTCGAGTGTGTCGCTGCTCATCAATGGGAACCGGCGTCCACTGCGGCGATCGTCGAGTTGCGGTTGTGGGCGAAGGCGTACGTCGGCGCACGCCCGGATCTCGCGCGATCACCGGTCCGGTCGGCTCCGCTGCTCGCCGGGGTGGCGGGGACCGTGCCGGCGCCGTCCCTGCATCCTGTCCGCGAACACGAATTCCGGCGCCGGACCGCGACCGACCTGCACGTCGACGACGCCGCCGCGCTGGGGCCGCCGCCGGACGACGATCCGCTGGCCCGACTGCGGATTCTGGTCACCGGTGTCGGCGGTGCAGCCGGCGTCGCCGTCGTCCGGGCATTGCGGGCCGCCGGGCACACGGTGATTGGCGTGGACGCCGATCCGGACGCTGTGGGGATCCGGCTTGCCGATCACGGCCAAGCCGTGCCGCGAGCCGACGATCCGACGTACCTGACCGCGCTGATCCACGCTGCGACGCTGTTCGACGCCGAGCTGCTCGTGCCGACCGTCACCGAAGAATTGCCCGTTCTCATTGCCGGTGCAGGGTATTTGCGTGACGCCGGGTTGCGCTTTCTCTTTCCCGACGCCCGCACGGTACAGACCTGCAGGGACAAGTGGGCGTTCTACCAGGCGATGCGCGACGCTGGGGTTCCGGTGCCGGCCACCGCTCTCGGCACCGCGGAGGGCGTTCCCGGACCGTGGATCGTCAAGCCCCGTTTCGGTCGCGGTTCGCGTGATGTGCACCGGGTCACGGCTCCCCAGGAGCTGGCCGCCGCATTGACGTTGGTGGCCGAGCCGATCGTGCAGACCGCGCTGGCCGGCCGGGAATTCACCGCGGACGTTCTCGCGCATCCGGCGGAAATTGTCGCGGGCGGCGCGTTGCGGTGGCGGCTTGCGACCAAGGGCGGT
Encoded proteins:
- the rho gene encoding transcription termination factor Rho, which codes for MTDISTAMPTVSGENSSPSGTSDESRGGARRRKAAESGTSSLSAMVLSELQALAASLGITGIARMRKGELIEAIRQRQGGSGAAAGGSPAGSDAGGESPGETPAARTTVSRSRGRRAVVPALQTTPTLDVEVPVQSTAAAPAGSPLEISPGTAETAQPPAARAGDGQMQRRAGRFGGRNATGAAGGGAGASPSQPAGFGPANGAAAVSAPTAGPGLGREAAQRGAPAGNGSRVAGGQAGSPAETGGNGNGTVSNGAERRREDEEFADMGGRRRRGRFRERGGRLRVRERSDYEPAVSEDDVLVPIAGILDVLDNYAFVRTSGYLPGPNDVYVSLAQVRRYGLRKGDAITGMVRQPREGERREKFNPLVRLDTVNGMDPESARNRVEFSKLTPLYPQERLRLETEPQQITTRIIDLIAPIGKGQRGLIVSPPKAGKTMVLQAIANAITRNNPECHLIVVLVDERPEEVTDMQRSVKGEVISSTFDRPAEDHTMVAELSIERAKRLVELGHDVVILLDSITRLGRAYNTAAPASGRILSGGVDSAALYPPKKFFGAARNIENGGSLTIIATALVETGSRGDEVIFEEFKGTGNMELKLDRKFADKRIFPAVDINASGTRKEEILLSPEELQIVWRLRRVLHALDPQQALEVLIEKMRQTRSNAEFLVQVQKTMPMPSE
- a CDS encoding PIG-L deacetylase family protein; translation: MNVLAIGAHPDDIELGCAGALLRHVAVGDKVTLLVMTTGERGPQDSVSRVLEQENAAARLGAELIWGGFPDGAIPHSRETVTFIDSVIAAVGAEVLYTHGQHDTHQDHVATALCSLSAARRLNRVLCYQSPSATAFNPVVYVDIEDTLRGKLEALACHRSQVERCELVDLEAVEAGARFWGHQARMRYAEAFEVPRFVWDITGGASAVRRLESAAAAGEAAADRVGVRDFELVDGGGAGEPVRRTGTSVYLVGGRRP
- a CDS encoding glycosyltransferase, which produces MTAPPLAGSFRGLAASDSSVSGVPWTFIVLAGLISAAVGILGPDRAIFLGVLVINLVFLVFFLRHVAFAAAAARWAPTDLYESPEVPSEDLPTVSVLVACHNEESVVPGLIRGLVALHYPRSRLEILIVNDGSSDRTGELLDQLTAGIRHMRVIHRPAGAGGGKSGALNAALAEANGEIVVVFDADHIPRRNVIHRLVRHFRDPTVAAVQGRCIVRNSVQSTLARSIAIDYFSGYLVNEYGRQALFGLPAYGGANCAVRTALLRQFGGWNVNSVTEDTDITLRLVLAGYRVRYDITAVDTEEGATTLARFVRQRYRWARGHQQVWRDYRRGVWRCPHLTLGQKIETTLFLLVYHVPVFCTLTLVLTLLRLAGIGPHVSVVELLPLAALLFAGPFCELAVGLLVGRAPRRAAWSVAWMTPLFVVFMLVCTRAWIDGLLGRPYTWVKTKRSQWSALAGREEIADRGPLAEERL
- a CDS encoding exosortase/archaeosortase family protein; protein product: MIRRRAVIAGLLAAALVVAFGGFLLLSDPLRALESRLVLDVLRPGQRVTLVGDHYFQVLPAHHTPFRAQLTPFCSSLVPVLALAAIAAFVVHGHWVRRSAALLTAATLVVICNVLRIAASLWVGLQVGARGLVLFHDWVGTLFGLGYTMIGFFLMLYLLLPRATTRIPRAARVSDVL
- a CDS encoding ATP-grasp domain-containing protein, producing MVDNLRLLAILLGVVLIAAGIGWRTVRFARIRQGIRSGLADPDPAVRIAAVRQAAELGLASTAPALLRAVRVETDPAVRAAVVECVAAHQWEPASTAAIVELRLWAKAYVGARPDLARSPVRSAPLLAGVAGTVPAPSLHPVREHEFRRRTATDLHVDDAAALGPPPDDDPLARLRILVTGVGGAAGVAVVRALRAAGHTVIGVDADPDAVGIRLADHGQAVPRADDPTYLTALIHAATLFDAELLVPTVTEELPVLIAGAGYLRDAGLRFLFPDARTVQTCRDKWAFYQAMRDAGVPVPATALGTAEGVPGPWIVKPRFGRGSRDVHRVTAPQELAAALTLVAEPIVQTALAGREFTADVLAHPAEIVAGGALRWRLATKGGISTVGETFSDDSVMQTVALTIKALGHIGPANIQGFVSDDGAVTVVEANPRFSGALPLSLAAGADLVGEYVRAIVGRAVRTERLAARPGVRMYRYFDEVYQT